In Leptospira saintgironsiae, one genomic interval encodes:
- a CDS encoding sigma 54-interacting transcriptional regulator, whose product MEESNFIALSPSTRKILDRMKQAVSSDLPILFLGESGTGKSYLGFLFHSFCKDRFPQYQVFDFSVSESEEETSEIFSKLDGKAGATIFLEAISNLNPSFQVQLLQKIRNEKGKNRYLLSDQPDLSEKVKSGRLQESLMTEIQTLQVKIPTLRDRKEDIPPLTRFFLDLIGKRYNRKNIKISEKLGKFLLEYDYPGNLHQLKNLLEAMVSMHNVKTLDTKHLPPELFETGYKQNDNLTVRTGIPLRDYEREIIRRNLILVNGNREKAARILGISERTIYRKITEFELFDSEDGKNPPSS is encoded by the coding sequence ATGGAAGAATCTAATTTTATAGCATTATCCCCTTCTACCCGTAAAATCTTGGACCGAATGAAACAAGCGGTCTCTTCTGATCTACCTATCTTGTTTTTAGGAGAATCAGGAACAGGAAAAAGTTATTTGGGCTTTCTGTTCCATTCCTTTTGTAAGGACAGATTTCCTCAATACCAGGTTTTCGATTTTTCAGTTTCAGAATCAGAAGAAGAAACTTCAGAGATCTTTTCTAAGTTAGACGGAAAGGCCGGAGCAACTATTTTTTTAGAAGCTATCTCAAATCTGAATCCAAGTTTTCAAGTGCAACTTCTTCAAAAGATACGGAATGAAAAAGGAAAGAATAGATACTTACTTTCTGATCAACCTGATCTTTCTGAAAAAGTGAAGTCCGGTAGATTACAAGAATCTCTGATGACTGAGATACAAACTCTTCAGGTAAAAATTCCTACATTAAGGGATAGAAAGGAAGATATTCCTCCTTTGACTCGATTCTTTCTGGATCTAATTGGTAAAAGATATAATCGCAAAAATATTAAAATTTCTGAGAAGTTAGGCAAGTTCCTATTAGAGTATGATTATCCAGGTAATCTTCATCAGTTGAAAAACCTTTTGGAAGCAATGGTCTCAATGCATAATGTGAAAACTCTGGATACAAAACATCTTCCACCTGAATTATTCGAAACAGGCTATAAACAGAACGATAATCTTACTGTTCGCACCGGAATTCCTCTCAGAGATTATGAAAGAGAAATTATCAGACGCAATTTGATCTTAGTGAATGGAAACAGAGAGAAAGCTGCGAGAATATTAGGGATTTCTGAAAGAACAATTTACAGAAAGATCACCGAGTTCGAACTGTTCGATTCCGAGGATGGAAAAAATCCTCCATCTTCCTGA
- a CDS encoding DciA family protein, producing the protein MKEESKIQKIDPQEFKNILQDLGLTEESLADKIAVQTLAKRWVDIIGPVYANHSEPFALNGDVLVIITVHSAYKQEILFMRKRILSYSARYLGRDVVKKIEIRIGNLTPKRQKSPSYTADKTGLEGKQNLVSLAEKETDPIAKKRLLELIEFL; encoded by the coding sequence ATGAAAGAAGAATCTAAGATACAAAAAATTGATCCTCAAGAGTTCAAAAACATTCTTCAAGATTTGGGATTAACGGAAGAGAGTTTAGCGGATAAAATTGCAGTCCAAACTTTAGCTAAACGTTGGGTCGACATAATAGGCCCAGTATATGCAAATCATTCCGAACCATTTGCGTTAAACGGTGATGTGTTGGTTATCATAACAGTTCACTCTGCATACAAACAAGAGATCCTTTTTATGAGAAAAAGGATCTTAAGTTATTCTGCTCGTTATCTAGGAAGAGATGTAGTAAAAAAAATTGAAATTAGGATAGGAAATCTCACTCCTAAAAGACAAAAATCACCCTCATATACCGCAGATAAAACCGGATTGGAGGGCAAACAAAACCTAGTTTCTTTAGCTGAAAAAGAAACAGATCCTATTGCGAAAAAAAGACTTTTAGAGCTGATTGAATTCCTCTGA
- the gyrB gene encoding DNA topoisomerase (ATP-hydrolyzing) subunit B: MSQTEGSYSAGQIKILEGLEAVRKRPGMYIGTQDETGLHKMVYEVVDNSVDEAMAGHCTEITISILPDNIIEVKDNGRGIPVAIHPEKNISTIEVVMTILHAGGKFENDAYKVSGGLHGVGVSVVNALSESLEVEVYQNGKIHQQKYSRGVPLGPVNVIGDTTERGTVVRFKPDATIFTTTEFHYDVLTSRFRELAFLNKGLKLIVQDKRKPDSEKHEFIFDGGIVSFVEYLNENKHPLHKTIHFERNKDDVIAEIAIQYSDTYSENIFCFTNNINNNLGGTHLEGFRAALTRTLNDFLKKDQQLVKKQPTALSGEDLKEGITAVISVKIPQPQFNSQTKEKLVNAEIKGIMQTLTGEGLSLFFEENPAITKKILEKCILSAKAREAARKARDLTRRKSVLEGGGLPGKLADCSEKDPAASELYIVEGDSAGGSAKQGRDRHYQAILPLKGKILNVEKARLDKILGNEEIRTLVSALGTGIGEDEFNVDKARYHKIFIMTDADIDGSHIRTLLLTFFFRYMKPIIEKGFLYVAQPPLYLIKHGKTSTYLFSDKEKDEYLKSLGTEKAVIQRYKGLGEMNPEQLWETTMDPEKRVVLKVKLDDYVEAEDTFNILMGDEVNPRRRFIEVNAAKVANLDL, translated from the coding sequence ATGAGCCAAACAGAAGGCAGTTATAGCGCAGGTCAGATCAAAATCCTAGAAGGATTAGAGGCTGTACGTAAGCGTCCCGGAATGTATATCGGGACCCAAGATGAGACCGGTCTTCATAAAATGGTCTACGAGGTAGTTGATAACTCAGTGGACGAGGCAATGGCAGGCCATTGTACCGAGATCACTATCTCCATTCTTCCTGATAACATAATAGAAGTAAAAGATAATGGGCGTGGAATTCCAGTAGCAATCCACCCAGAAAAAAATATCTCCACTATCGAAGTTGTTATGACCATCCTACATGCTGGTGGTAAGTTTGAGAACGACGCTTATAAGGTTTCCGGTGGACTCCATGGTGTTGGGGTATCTGTAGTTAATGCACTTTCCGAATCGTTGGAAGTGGAAGTTTACCAAAATGGAAAGATCCATCAGCAAAAGTATTCCAGAGGCGTGCCTCTGGGTCCTGTAAACGTAATTGGAGACACTACCGAAAGAGGGACAGTGGTTCGGTTTAAGCCAGATGCGACCATTTTTACTACAACTGAATTCCATTATGACGTGCTTACTTCTCGTTTTAGAGAATTGGCATTTTTGAATAAGGGTCTAAAACTAATTGTTCAGGACAAAAGAAAACCCGACTCTGAAAAACATGAGTTCATATTCGATGGAGGGATTGTTTCCTTTGTTGAATATTTGAATGAGAACAAACATCCTCTTCACAAAACAATTCATTTCGAAAGAAATAAAGATGATGTGATCGCAGAAATCGCGATCCAATACTCTGATACATATTCTGAAAATATTTTTTGTTTCACTAATAATATAAACAATAACCTAGGTGGAACTCACTTAGAAGGTTTTCGTGCTGCATTAACTAGAACTCTTAATGATTTCTTAAAGAAAGATCAGCAGCTCGTAAAAAAACAACCTACTGCATTATCTGGAGAGGATTTAAAAGAAGGGATCACTGCAGTGATCTCAGTAAAAATCCCGCAACCTCAGTTTAACTCTCAGACAAAAGAAAAATTAGTAAACGCAGAAATTAAAGGTATCATGCAAACTCTAACTGGAGAAGGTCTTTCCCTTTTCTTTGAAGAGAATCCAGCGATTACTAAAAAGATATTAGAAAAATGTATATTATCTGCTAAGGCTCGAGAGGCTGCACGTAAAGCTCGTGATTTAACTCGTCGTAAATCAGTATTAGAAGGCGGTGGTCTTCCTGGAAAATTGGCGGACTGTTCTGAAAAAGATCCGGCTGCTTCTGAACTTTATATTGTTGAGGGAGACTCTGCAGGTGGTTCCGCTAAGCAGGGACGAGATAGACATTACCAAGCGATTCTTCCTCTAAAAGGAAAAATCCTAAATGTGGAAAAAGCTCGTTTAGATAAAATTCTAGGTAATGAAGAAATTCGTACTTTGGTTTCTGCATTAGGAACCGGGATCGGAGAAGATGAGTTTAACGTAGATAAAGCTCGTTATCATAAAATTTTTATTATGACGGATGCGGATATTGACGGTTCTCATATTCGCACACTTCTTCTTACATTCTTCTTTCGTTATATGAAACCCATCATTGAAAAAGGGTTTTTATATGTTGCGCAACCTCCTTTGTATTTAATTAAACACGGTAAAACATCCACCTATCTATTTTCTGATAAAGAAAAGGATGAGTATTTAAAATCTTTAGGAACAGAAAAAGCAGTCATCCAGCGATATAAAGGTTTGGGTGAGATGAATCCTGAGCAACTTTGGGAAACAACTATGGATCCTGAAAAACGAGTCGTTCTAAAAGTAAAACTCGATGACTATGTAGAAGCAGAAGATACATTTAATATACTTATGGGCGACGAGGTAAACCCAAGACGTCGCTTTATCGAGGTCAACGCTGCAAAAGTTGCGAACCTCGATCTTTAA
- a CDS encoding lipoprotein LipL21, whose protein sequence is MIKKVIVTAVSVVLLTYCGANTAIKKTTSVTSGPWSFEGWGGPPEQRNDGKTPKDTNPKEYYYTKISSHASIKSIAKKNPVMIQSTCRESARLEGTSDLIKKMYDGFQPTGWFSSNKSQQELTTDCNPTLSASLVQNIKIYECKATGPGSDPNDISQDNWEECLCIIYVKFPGGRDALIEKVK, encoded by the coding sequence ATGATCAAGAAAGTAATCGTTACTGCGGTGTCTGTTGTATTGCTTACATATTGCGGAGCAAATACCGCTATAAAAAAGACTACTTCTGTTACTAGTGGGCCTTGGTCTTTCGAAGGATGGGGTGGACCGCCTGAGCAAAGAAACGATGGTAAAACCCCTAAAGACACGAATCCGAAAGAATATTATTATACAAAAATTTCTTCGCATGCATCGATTAAATCAATAGCTAAGAAAAATCCGGTAATGATTCAATCAACCTGCAGAGAATCCGCCCGCCTAGAAGGCACTTCTGACTTAATTAAGAAAATGTACGACGGATTTCAACCTACTGGATGGTTCTCCTCTAACAAATCCCAGCAAGAGTTAACTACCGATTGTAATCCCACCTTATCTGCATCACTTGTTCAAAATATAAAAATTTACGAATGTAAAGCTACTGGTCCGGGTTCGGATCCCAATGATATCTCTCAAGACAACTGGGAAGAATGTTTGTGTATTATTTATGTAAAATTTCCTGGCGGACGTGATGCTCTAATCGAGAAAGTGAAATAG
- the gyrA gene encoding DNA gyrase subunit A, protein MSEELENETKTLGFSLSSRPDIGEALKNGVRVIPVEIEDQMKEAYLGYAMSVIVGRALPDVRDGLKPVHRRILHAMNERAWRSDRPYVKCAKIVGEVLGNYHPHGDSSVYDALVRMVQEFSLRVPLIDGQGNYGSIDGDNPAAYRYTEARLAKVAEELLRDIEKETVNFSPNFDDTKQQPDVLPANFPNLLVNGSSGIAVGMATNIPPHNLRETIEAVITVIKNPDVSISELLKIMPGPDFPTGGTIIGGEGLLSAYHSGKGSIRIRSKVEIEENKKGREVIVVTEIPYQVNKKTLLERIGELVNEKQVEGISEILDLSDRKGIRVEIHIKKDANAQVILNQLLKLTQLQVSYGITMLAILDNKPKIFNIKEILVAYSLHRKEVIVRRTQFDLDKAEKRAHILEGLKIALENIEEVIKVIRASKNAAEAKEQLMARFVLSDVQADAILEMRLQRLTSLEVQKVIDELAEVRALIMDLKDILAKPERVSDIVCTELAEVSEKFGNKRKTDISLESVESSTFNAEDLIADEEVVLQITYDQFIKRLPLDTFKRQRRGGKGIQGLSQKREDVIKIMKTAMTHDNVMFFSNIGKVYMMKAYELPQASKEARGKSLKAIIGLGENETVSAIFTFKEEDKGKDLLLVTKNGFIKRVELSEFGNVKKSGIIAIGLRDGDQLIEVISVIKGDNVMIFSANGLALRVEMDTIRAQGRTAQGVTGMRLSKEDAIVGLSKVVEGDDIFVISENGYGKRLGFEEFGTKGRGGKGMAFLKVGEKNGAAVAVSSVAEEDEIILVSQQGMVIRTEANQISKMGRTAVGVRVVDVKDNDRVQDCTVIRESKEK, encoded by the coding sequence ATGAGCGAAGAGCTAGAGAACGAGACAAAAACTTTAGGATTCAGCCTTTCTTCCCGTCCTGATATTGGTGAAGCACTGAAGAATGGCGTCAGGGTAATTCCTGTCGAAATCGAAGATCAAATGAAGGAAGCTTACCTTGGTTACGCAATGAGCGTAATTGTAGGAAGAGCTTTGCCTGACGTCAGAGACGGTTTAAAACCGGTTCACAGACGTATTCTACACGCAATGAATGAAAGGGCCTGGAGAAGTGACCGCCCTTATGTTAAATGTGCTAAAATCGTCGGAGAAGTATTAGGTAATTATCACCCACACGGAGATAGCTCCGTATACGATGCTTTAGTTCGTATGGTCCAAGAGTTTTCTCTTAGGGTACCTCTTATCGACGGGCAAGGAAACTACGGATCTATCGACGGAGATAATCCTGCAGCATATCGATACACAGAAGCAAGACTTGCAAAAGTTGCAGAAGAACTTTTAAGAGATATCGAAAAGGAAACTGTAAACTTCTCTCCTAACTTCGATGATACCAAACAACAGCCGGATGTGCTTCCTGCTAATTTTCCTAACTTATTAGTAAATGGTTCTTCTGGAATTGCGGTGGGAATGGCTACAAACATTCCTCCTCATAACTTGAGAGAAACGATCGAAGCGGTTATCACAGTAATCAAAAATCCTGATGTAAGTATATCAGAACTTCTTAAAATAATGCCAGGTCCGGATTTCCCTACAGGCGGAACGATTATTGGCGGAGAAGGTTTATTATCTGCATATCATTCCGGTAAAGGTTCGATTCGGATCCGTTCCAAAGTAGAAATAGAAGAGAACAAAAAAGGAAGAGAAGTAATTGTTGTTACTGAAATTCCTTACCAAGTAAATAAAAAGACTCTTCTAGAAAGAATTGGTGAGCTTGTTAACGAAAAACAAGTCGAAGGAATTTCCGAAATTTTAGATCTATCTGATAGAAAAGGGATCAGAGTAGAAATTCATATTAAGAAAGATGCAAATGCACAAGTAATCCTGAACCAACTTCTGAAACTTACTCAACTACAAGTAAGTTATGGGATCACAATGCTTGCGATTTTGGATAATAAACCTAAGATCTTTAATATTAAAGAGATCCTGGTTGCTTATTCTCTTCACAGAAAAGAAGTAATTGTTCGTAGAACACAGTTCGATCTAGATAAGGCTGAAAAACGTGCTCATATCTTAGAAGGATTGAAGATCGCTCTTGAGAATATCGAAGAAGTAATCAAAGTAATCCGTGCATCTAAAAATGCGGCCGAAGCAAAAGAACAATTGATGGCTCGATTTGTTCTTTCAGATGTCCAAGCAGACGCGATCCTGGAGATGAGACTACAAAGATTAACTTCTTTGGAAGTCCAAAAGGTAATTGATGAGTTGGCAGAAGTTCGTGCTTTGATCATGGATTTGAAAGATATTCTCGCAAAACCTGAAAGAGTATCTGATATAGTTTGTACTGAACTGGCTGAAGTTTCTGAAAAATTCGGGAACAAAAGAAAGACAGATATTAGTTTAGAAAGTGTAGAATCTTCTACTTTCAATGCAGAAGATCTGATCGCTGACGAAGAAGTTGTATTACAAATTACTTATGATCAATTCATAAAAAGACTTCCTCTGGATACTTTCAAAAGGCAAAGACGTGGCGGAAAAGGGATCCAGGGACTTTCTCAAAAACGAGAAGATGTGATTAAGATCATGAAAACCGCTATGACTCACGATAATGTGATGTTCTTCTCTAATATTGGAAAAGTCTATATGATGAAGGCTTATGAACTTCCTCAAGCTTCCAAAGAAGCCAGAGGGAAATCATTAAAAGCAATCATAGGACTTGGCGAGAACGAAACAGTTTCCGCGATTTTCACATTCAAAGAAGAGGATAAAGGAAAAGATCTATTACTCGTAACCAAAAACGGATTTATCAAACGAGTAGAATTATCTGAGTTCGGTAATGTTAAGAAATCAGGTATTATCGCGATCGGCCTAAGAGATGGAGACCAACTTATTGAAGTAATCTCTGTGATCAAAGGTGATAATGTGATGATCTTCTCTGCAAACGGACTTGCACTTAGAGTTGAAATGGATACAATCCGCGCTCAAGGAAGAACTGCTCAAGGTGTGACCGGGATGAGACTTTCCAAAGAGGACGCAATAGTAGGACTTTCTAAAGTGGTAGAAGGTGACGATATCTTTGTAATCTCAGAAAACGGTTACGGAAAACGTTTGGGCTTCGAAGAGTTTGGAACCAAAGGAAGAGGGGGCAAAGGAATGGCCTTCTTAAAAGTTGGAGAGAAAAACGGTGCAGCAGTTGCAGTAAGTTCCGTGGCAGAAGAAGATGAGATCATCTTAGTAAGCCAGCAAGGAATGGTTATTCGAACTGAAGCAAACCAAATCTCTAAAATGGGAAGAACTGCAGTAGGAGTCAGAGTCGTAGACGTTAAGGACAATGATAGAGTCCAAGATTGTACTGTGATTCGTGAAAGCAAAGAAAAATGA
- a CDS encoding lipoprotein LipL21, with product MIKKVIVIALSAALLTYCGANTAQKDATSVGDGGWSFEGWGGPPEQRNDGKTPRDTNPKDYYYMKFASRASAKAVAKKSLAMMQSTCREASRLQGASDVVKKMVGETVESASGVSDGEATASVIVGTSAGIVKGVGVYECKATGPGSDPKDISKDNWEECQCVIYAKFPGGRDALVAKAQEVGK from the coding sequence ATGATCAAGAAAGTAATCGTTATTGCGCTATCTGCTGCATTACTTACCTATTGCGGAGCGAATACCGCTCAAAAAGATGCTACTTCCGTCGGCGACGGAGGATGGTCTTTCGAAGGCTGGGGTGGACCACCTGAGCAAAGAAACGACGGTAAAACTCCAAGAGATACCAATCCGAAAGACTATTATTACATGAAGTTCGCTTCTCGCGCATCTGCTAAAGCTGTTGCGAAAAAAAGTCTCGCTATGATGCAGTCTACTTGCCGCGAAGCTTCTCGCTTACAAGGCGCTTCTGACGTAGTTAAAAAAATGGTCGGTGAGACTGTTGAATCTGCATCCGGAGTTTCCGACGGTGAAGCAACTGCTTCCGTTATCGTTGGTACTTCTGCAGGTATCGTTAAAGGAGTAGGAGTTTACGAGTGTAAAGCTACTGGTCCAGGATCTGATCCTAAAGACATCTCTAAAGACAACTGGGAAGAATGCCAGTGTGTTATTTACGCTAAATTCCCTGGTGGACGCGACGCTCTAGTTGCTAAAGCTCAAGAAGTTGGTAAATAA
- a CDS encoding tRNA dihydrouridine synthase, with translation MIRIGSVEIPGWLAMSPMAGISDSPTRTMARRYGSAFSYTEFVSTDSLAVGSKKALSLLRFREEERPITFQIFGNKLEIIVDAAKRIRELNPDIIDLNMGCPARNVSMRGSGVGLLRKPIYAGKIIEEMRKALDIPVTAKIRLGWDDTSRNYMEVSKILEESGVMAISVHGRTREMGYSGKADWDAIADIKSERKVPIFGNGDVSSYEEAVRRKEESKVDGVLVGRNSIGNPWIFSNIKKEDLSFEEIVSTTLSHLQLMRETFGDKYGLILLRKHLVRYIQSRKEVEPKRLELLKMEDPEKLIQILQEAQNSLSLVS, from the coding sequence ATGATCCGCATCGGTTCTGTCGAAATTCCCGGTTGGTTGGCTATGTCGCCGATGGCCGGGATCAGTGATAGCCCGACTAGAACCATGGCTCGCAGATACGGATCTGCATTCTCCTATACTGAATTTGTTTCCACCGACAGCCTCGCAGTCGGATCTAAAAAAGCATTATCTCTATTACGTTTTCGTGAAGAAGAAAGACCTATTACTTTCCAGATTTTCGGCAATAAACTGGAGATCATAGTAGATGCTGCAAAAAGAATTCGCGAATTAAATCCTGATATTATTGATCTGAATATGGGCTGCCCTGCTCGAAATGTTTCTATGAGAGGATCTGGAGTAGGACTTCTCCGCAAACCTATATATGCAGGAAAGATAATAGAAGAAATGAGAAAGGCACTGGATATACCGGTGACCGCTAAGATTCGCTTGGGTTGGGATGATACTTCCAGAAATTATATGGAAGTATCCAAAATTTTAGAAGAATCCGGAGTGATGGCAATCTCTGTTCACGGAAGGACCCGCGAAATGGGATACTCTGGCAAAGCAGATTGGGATGCTATCGCAGATATCAAATCCGAAAGAAAAGTCCCTATTTTCGGAAACGGAGACGTAAGCAGTTACGAAGAAGCTGTCCGCAGAAAAGAAGAATCCAAAGTAGATGGGGTCCTCGTAGGTAGGAATTCCATCGGAAATCCATGGATATTCTCTAATATTAAAAAAGAAGATCTTAGTTTCGAAGAAATTGTATCCACTACCTTAAGTCATTTGCAATTGATGAGAGAAACTTTCGGAGATAAGTATGGTTTGATCCTTCTCCGAAAACACTTGGTGCGTTATATACAATCCAGAAAAGAAGTAGAACCGAAACGACTGGAACTTCTCAAAATGGAAGATCCTGAAAAATTGATCCAAATACTTCAAGAAGCTCAAAACAGTTTGAGCCTCGTTTCTTGA
- the lenA gene encoding lipoprotein LenA, with amino-acid sequence MRAIALIFTILVLLACDKKKENTPVAQIVGTKYSGGDQYVYKKPGTKEKSEQVTLVYENEEVNGLEIVPFEVTDAKGNKTVTDYLKLKTVDGKEGFALLKNFYDAVLFIVGDGDTAFAKNSLTSPSKGKLEKGMSCFESEASGEFSKVRCNGSILKGGKLNNLHDIWIQPISSNISRDPLLGDSVRNLKAASLKLIELNKTSDPAKQEELKKAAITALKTVSEKGDIYLESANALATEFGLTLSEQPTE; translated from the coding sequence ATGAGAGCCATCGCACTCATATTTACCATACTTGTATTACTCGCATGTGATAAAAAGAAAGAAAATACCCCGGTTGCCCAGATCGTAGGAACTAAATATTCCGGTGGGGACCAATATGTTTATAAAAAACCTGGGACCAAAGAAAAATCAGAACAAGTTACTCTAGTTTATGAAAACGAAGAAGTTAATGGATTAGAAATTGTTCCTTTCGAAGTTACGGATGCAAAGGGAAACAAAACAGTAACCGATTATCTCAAACTTAAAACAGTGGATGGGAAAGAGGGTTTTGCACTTCTCAAAAACTTTTATGATGCGGTCCTTTTTATCGTAGGCGATGGAGACACTGCATTCGCTAAAAATTCTCTTACATCCCCTTCTAAAGGAAAATTAGAGAAAGGAATGTCTTGTTTTGAGTCGGAAGCAAGTGGAGAATTCTCCAAAGTGCGTTGTAATGGCTCTATCCTAAAAGGTGGAAAGCTAAATAACCTGCATGATATTTGGATCCAACCTATTTCTTCTAATATTTCTAGGGATCCTCTTTTGGGTGATAGTGTTCGAAATCTAAAAGCAGCTAGCTTAAAATTGATAGAACTGAATAAAACTTCTGATCCAGCAAAACAGGAAGAATTGAAGAAGGCTGCAATCACTGCTTTAAAGACTGTTTCTGAAAAAGGGGATATTTATCTGGAATCAGCAAACGCTCTTGCAACTGAATTTGGCTTAACTCTTTCCGAACAGCCGACAGAGTAG
- a CDS encoding LIC10012 family protein, with protein MSKNFRNYLFVLLTLATSDAIATTVVFLPGNWEGQAPQSLEGTGEKPYELAKLGQFYATRIYSLQIKEQLSPNSDPEIKDFLIPQISREKFKQTCSRLKPDYVVRDQLSIEEKIRIDRSVYDCNLSKMEEYSIIGRKDLFATLEKLTKDSFPLVPKKKVKEYSREPVRAAKSQIIVLDSSYSYAPERKEFMSQLEAISWQPETKFRLVVFSENGSKVFPESSRSEFIKQWKDFKSEGKSNTQDLTNALLRLRRILSSEDSPGKKKERMISILTNAKASNSISGYGAAIEGLSQIGAKVSILYSSYAGPEARKEHKEAAKRGAEFREVSYFQKIVTPRDSKTLVFKEGKLYSSSASPDPKMKMEDSSLEKVEFAGKYSLGEFLNPWSLGSIYEEVKKEKILTSEPVRSNFASLFSSSVSEASNSEYFGNFPKVLVKSGSKAFWIRVPNISGFSEGKKGVWAVTFLSSSFSSEGVEVIPDSLERYTFSTAKILECDPSVARNYLINTEKFKFDCLVKGEILEVSQP; from the coding sequence TTGTCAAAAAATTTCCGAAATTATCTTTTTGTTCTGCTAACTCTGGCGACTAGCGACGCAATAGCGACGACAGTTGTGTTTCTTCCTGGAAATTGGGAAGGACAAGCTCCCCAATCCTTAGAAGGGACTGGAGAAAAGCCATACGAGTTGGCAAAATTAGGCCAGTTCTACGCTACTAGGATCTATTCTCTTCAGATAAAAGAACAACTCTCCCCGAATTCAGATCCGGAAATAAAAGATTTTCTAATTCCTCAAATCTCAAGAGAAAAATTTAAACAAACTTGTTCCAGACTCAAACCGGATTATGTAGTTAGAGACCAATTGTCGATCGAGGAGAAGATCAGGATCGATCGCTCAGTGTATGATTGTAACCTTTCTAAGATGGAAGAATACTCCATCATAGGCAGAAAAGATCTATTTGCTACCTTAGAGAAGTTGACCAAGGATTCATTTCCTTTGGTTCCAAAGAAAAAAGTAAAAGAATATTCCAGAGAACCAGTCCGAGCGGCAAAGTCCCAGATCATTGTGTTGGATTCTTCTTATTCTTACGCGCCTGAAAGAAAAGAATTTATGTCGCAATTGGAAGCCATCTCTTGGCAGCCCGAAACAAAATTTCGTTTGGTTGTCTTTAGTGAGAATGGTTCTAAAGTTTTTCCTGAATCTAGTCGCTCAGAGTTTATCAAACAATGGAAAGATTTTAAATCAGAAGGGAAATCTAATACACAAGATCTTACAAATGCACTTCTTCGATTAAGAAGGATTCTAAGTTCGGAAGATTCTCCAGGAAAGAAGAAGGAAAGAATGATAAGCATTCTTACCAACGCTAAAGCTTCTAATTCAATTAGCGGATACGGTGCTGCGATTGAGGGTTTGAGCCAGATAGGTGCAAAGGTTTCTATTCTATATTCTTCTTACGCAGGGCCGGAAGCGCGTAAGGAACATAAAGAAGCCGCAAAAAGAGGAGCAGAATTCAGAGAAGTTTCCTATTTCCAGAAAATTGTAACTCCTAGAGATTCCAAAACTCTGGTATTCAAAGAAGGAAAATTATACAGTAGCAGCGCTTCTCCCGATCCAAAAATGAAAATGGAGGATTCTTCTCTCGAAAAAGTGGAATTTGCAGGTAAGTATTCCTTGGGAGAATTCTTAAATCCATGGAGTTTAGGAAGTATATACGAAGAAGTGAAGAAGGAGAAGATCCTCACTTCTGAGCCAGTTCGAAGTAATTTTGCATCTTTATTCTCTTCTTCCGTAAGTGAAGCTTCCAACTCAGAATATTTTGGAAATTTTCCGAAGGTTTTAGTAAAATCAGGGTCTAAGGCATTCTGGATCCGAGTTCCAAACATTTCCGGATTTTCAGAAGGAAAAAAAGGAGTGTGGGCGGTTACGTTTCTTTCATCCTCTTTTTCTTCGGAGGGGGTCGAAGTAATACCGGATTCGTTAGAACGATATACTTTCTCTACTGCTAAAATTTTAGAATGTGATCCTTCCGTTGCTCGAAATTATTTGATAAATACGGAAAAATTCAAATTCGATTGTTTAGTAAAGGGAGAGATCCTGGAAGTTTCTCAGCCGTAG